A genomic segment from Saprospiraceae bacterium encodes:
- a CDS encoding MbnP family protein, protein MKNLFTIVTLSLLVFLSCNKKGEDIPAVKNGVVNIVFDNIAVVGQLQKQLKLSAVGGENYDFKSGLGQDFNVTLLRYFISKIVLEGPNGERYEDEISVSATGAKGFYLVDENDFDSQLITLSDVPAGEYNKVSFTVGIDEEGVKEGAAGGVLDPATNGMFWNWNAGYVALKFEGQSPVAAGGANGNTITPDNAKGLVFHVGGWKEVKDTPFVYNNKRLSYTFYTSVKVNSEKDPYVHMVFDVLKMLAAKNMIDFTGNNNVHKPIDGVPIAENLEAAFQFDHIHQ, encoded by the coding sequence ATGAAAAACTTATTCACGATCGTTACTTTGTCTCTGTTAGTCTTTTTATCCTGCAACAAGAAAGGGGAAGACATTCCAGCAGTAAAAAATGGGGTGGTAAACATCGTTTTTGATAATATTGCAGTGGTTGGCCAACTGCAAAAACAATTAAAATTAAGTGCTGTTGGAGGCGAGAACTATGATTTCAAAAGCGGATTGGGGCAGGACTTTAATGTGACGTTGCTTCGCTACTTTATTTCCAAAATTGTTTTGGAGGGCCCTAATGGAGAGCGTTACGAAGATGAAATCAGTGTAAGTGCTACAGGCGCAAAGGGCTTTTACCTTGTTGATGAAAATGACTTTGATTCTCAACTGATTACGCTAAGCGATGTGCCCGCCGGCGAGTACAACAAAGTCAGTTTTACCGTAGGCATAGATGAGGAGGGGGTAAAGGAAGGAGCAGCTGGAGGTGTCCTTGATCCTGCTACCAATGGTATGTTTTGGAATTGGAATGCAGGGTATGTGGCCCTAAAGTTTGAAGGGCAATCTCCCGTTGCTGCGGGAGGGGCCAATGGTAATACCATCACTCCTGATAACGCTAAAGGGCTTGTATTTCATGTTGGAGGATGGAAAGAGGTAAAGGATACGCCTTTTGTCTACAACAATAAAAGGTTAAGCTATACCTTTTATACAAGTGTAAAAGTTAATAGTGAAAAAGATCCCTATGTGCATATGGTTTTTGATGTGCTTAAAATGCTGGCCGCCAAGAATATGATTGATTTTACAGGAAATAACAATGTTCATAAGCCAATTGATGGTGTGCCCATTGCAGAGAATTTAGAAGCCGCTTTTCAATTTGATCATATACACCAGTAA
- a CDS encoding SprB repeat-containing protein, producing the protein MSTIPVCDPNSPSGVVFDGKPGQNADCTDNLGYNCWQYKIQRPPGSLTQQFTIKLGQGQSCNGELDASYVSIDGTCTQLSAGGSQTEVTFTYPIGVDEITLFMCVNSAGWTSMCNLCTEPPPCTPAATCLLSDINEVVCLPDVCEVPVAFTNPADVFDISGCTGSTLQLSHTDLGDTDCAGGLDFVRTYILSFLDKDGVYQPFKECVQNIKVDVFESPSCSITNESNESCGGAEDGSFELTVSGGAGPYDYTVTGAINGLVTSGTNVGSIVNLLISGLKSDTYTVEVTDNNGCSSSCNTSINISSDFQCESFTFIVGVSCEGDGEDGSATANASGGTPPYDYLWDNGEITQTATQLDAGEHDVLITDDVGCEITCTVDIPEATGCCELFVVCSPVETNIDCNNPIPAAASTEAEFEAIFGDVITGTPCNPLSITSNAVTPDYCTNGSQVVRTYTVTDGVTSVECTHTFNIVYTPPTLSDCPGNVTLDGCTDQTALDNAWNIWIAELNGMSTNGLCNPTLSYNPPLGNLTKPTICGNVQSSQQVIVTADDGCQQVSCTTTFVLQTYPGGLALDDCPVPVELDGCTADAAVTTAWDAWIASLEAMEATGGCSPVVSYDPPLDQLVQPSQCGEGDIVITVKVKATDLCDEKECSSSFTLKAYPGDLVLDDCPVPVELDGCTADAAVTTAWDAWIASLEAMEAAGGCSPVVSYDPPLDQLVQPSQCGEGDIVITVKVKATDLCDEKECSTSFTLKAYPGDLVLDDCPVPVELDGCTADAAVTTAWDAWIASLEAMEAAGGCSPVVSYDPPLDQLVQPSQCGEGDIVITVKVKATDLCDEKECSTSFTLKAYPGDLVLDDCPVPVELDGCTADAAVTTACMGCVDCVLGGDESNRRL; encoded by the coding sequence TTGTCTACAATACCCGTATGTGATCCCAATTCACCAAGCGGAGTTGTTTTTGATGGAAAACCGGGACAGAATGCAGACTGTACAGATAATCTCGGCTATAATTGTTGGCAATATAAAATTCAAAGACCTCCGGGTTCACTCACCCAGCAGTTTACCATAAAACTCGGTCAAGGACAAAGTTGTAATGGAGAACTAGATGCTTCATATGTTTCAATTGATGGAACCTGCACGCAATTATCGGCTGGAGGTTCTCAAACAGAAGTGACTTTCACATATCCAATTGGGGTTGATGAGATTACGTTATTTATGTGTGTAAATTCTGCGGGTTGGACTAGCATGTGTAATTTATGTACAGAACCGCCACCTTGTACCCCAGCGGCTACATGCCTATTAAGTGATATTAATGAGGTTGTTTGTTTGCCTGATGTATGCGAAGTTCCTGTGGCCTTTACGAACCCTGCTGATGTTTTTGACATTAGTGGTTGTACTGGCTCAACTTTGCAATTATCGCATACTGATCTAGGTGATACGGATTGTGCAGGCGGTTTGGATTTTGTGCGAACCTATATTTTATCCTTTTTAGATAAAGATGGAGTTTATCAACCTTTTAAAGAATGTGTCCAAAATATTAAGGTTGATGTTTTTGAAAGTCCGAGTTGTTCCATTACGAATGAGTCTAATGAATCTTGCGGAGGAGCTGAAGATGGTTCATTTGAACTAACCGTTTCAGGAGGAGCAGGTCCTTATGATTATACAGTAACAGGGGCCATAAATGGCCTCGTTACCAGTGGGACGAATGTAGGAAGTATTGTAAACCTTCTTATATCAGGACTCAAGAGTGATACCTATACCGTAGAGGTGACTGATAACAATGGCTGTTCTTCTTCCTGTAATACTTCTATAAATATTTCATCAGATTTCCAATGTGAGTCTTTTACCTTTATTGTAGGGGTAAGCTGTGAAGGGGATGGGGAAGATGGCTCTGCTACAGCAAATGCAAGCGGAGGAACACCTCCTTATGATTATTTATGGGACAATGGTGAAATAACACAAACAGCTACCCAATTAGATGCTGGTGAACACGATGTTCTCATTACAGATGATGTTGGATGTGAGATTACGTGTACAGTTGATATTCCTGAAGCTACTGGCTGTTGTGAGTTATTTGTTGTTTGTAGCCCAGTAGAAACAAATATAGATTGTAATAATCCCATCCCCGCAGCTGCAAGTACAGAAGCTGAATTTGAAGCTATATTTGGGGATGTAATTACAGGTACTCCCTGTAATCCCTTATCCATTACGAGTAACGCAGTTACCCCAGACTACTGTACGAATGGTAGCCAAGTGGTAAGGACTTATACGGTAACAGATGGAGTAACTAGCGTAGAGTGTACGCATACCTTTAATATAGTTTATACACCGCCGACATTATCCGATTGTCCTGGCAATGTAACCTTAGATGGTTGTACGGATCAGACAGCGCTGGACAATGCTTGGAATATTTGGATTGCAGAACTAAATGGGATGTCCACCAATGGACTTTGTAATCCAACGCTTTCCTACAATCCTCCTTTAGGCAACCTGACTAAACCCACAATTTGCGGGAATGTTCAAAGTAGCCAACAAGTTATAGTTACAGCAGATGATGGTTGTCAGCAAGTAAGCTGTACAACTACTTTTGTTTTACAAACATATCCAGGTGGCTTAGCCTTGGATGACTGTCCCGTTCCAGTAGAGTTGGATGGCTGTACAGCAGATGCAGCGGTTACGACGGCGTGGGATGCGTGGATCGCGTCCTTGGAGGCGATGGAAGCGACTGGAGGTTGCAGCCCAGTGGTTAGCTATGACCCACCGTTGGATCAATTGGTACAACCCTCGCAGTGTGGAGAGGGAGATATCGTAATCACAGTAAAAGTTAAGGCGACCGACCTATGTGATGAAAAAGAATGCAGTTCCAGTTTCACGTTGAAAGCGTACCCAGGTGACTTGGTCTTGGATGACTGTCCCGTTCCAGTGGAGTTAGACGGCTGTACAGCAGATGCAGCGGTTACGACAGCATGGGATGCGTGGATTGCGTCCTTGGAGGCGATGGAAGCGGCTGGCGGTTGTAGCCCAGTAGTGAGCTATGATCCACCCTTGGATCAATTGGTACAACCATCGCAGTGTGGAGAGGGCGATATCGTGATCACTGTAAAGGTTAAGGCGACCGATCTATGTGATGAAAAAGAATGCAGTACCAGTTTCACGTTGAAAGCGTACCCAGGTGACTTGGTCTTGGATGACTGTCCCGTTCCAGTGGAGTTAGACGGCTGTACAGCAGATGCAGCGGTTACGACAGCATGGGATGCGTGGATTGCGTCCTTGGAGGCGATGGAAGCGGCTGGCGGTTGTAGCCCAGTAGTGAGCTATGATCCACCCTTGGATCAATTGGTACAACCATCGCAGTGTGGAGAGGGCGATATCGTGATCACTGTAAAGGTTAAGGCGACCGATCTATGTGATGAAAAAGAATGCAGTACCAGTTTCACGTTGAAAGCGTACCCAGGTGACTTGGTCTTGGATGACTGTCCCGTTCCAGTAGAGTTGGATGGCTGTACAGCAGATGCAGCGGTTACGACAGCATGCATGGGATGCGTGGATTGCGTCCTTGGAGGCGATGAAAGCAACAGGCGGTTGTAG
- a CDS encoding cytochrome c peroxidase: MSRKQQVISLGIYMVMLGSCTGGKITPDSPYLFTKPPHFPEPTYTFDNNPVTEAGFKLGKILFNDPMLSSDHSVACSNCHAKAVAFADPQHRLSVGVDDKAGTRNAPPLMNLAFMDAFFWDGGVVHLDFVPINAIESDFEMNETLANVVGKLNASKTYPSLFEKAFGEIDSINAPLMLHALSQYMCRLVSADSKYDQFLQQKTSLTQSEMEGLQLFEQKCSTCHSGVLFTNQEYLNNGLDTQFSDIGRERISEWSGDKGKFRVPSLRNVGLTAPYMHDGRFNTLEEVLQHYRFGINASETLSPSLQKDGKLGIELTDNEQKQIIDFLHTLTDRNFTSNDLF; this comes from the coding sequence ATGAGTCGGAAGCAACAAGTCATCAGTTTGGGCATCTATATGGTCATGTTGGGGAGCTGTACAGGGGGTAAAATAACACCTGATTCACCCTATCTTTTCACAAAACCACCCCATTTTCCTGAGCCAACTTATACTTTTGACAATAATCCAGTCACCGAAGCAGGATTTAAATTAGGGAAAATATTGTTCAATGATCCCATGCTGTCTTCTGACCATTCTGTGGCTTGTTCCAATTGTCATGCAAAGGCTGTCGCTTTTGCCGACCCGCAGCATCGATTGAGTGTAGGAGTGGATGACAAAGCGGGTACCCGCAATGCGCCTCCGCTGATGAATCTTGCCTTTATGGATGCCTTTTTTTGGGATGGAGGAGTGGTGCACCTGGATTTTGTTCCCATTAATGCGATTGAAAGCGATTTTGAAATGAATGAAACACTGGCCAATGTAGTTGGGAAACTCAATGCCAGTAAGACCTACCCGTCGCTATTCGAAAAGGCTTTTGGGGAGATAGATTCTATTAATGCGCCGCTGATGTTACATGCTTTATCTCAATATATGTGCCGGTTGGTTTCTGCTGATTCTAAATATGACCAGTTTTTACAGCAAAAAACGTCCTTAACTCAGTCCGAAATGGAAGGCCTTCAACTTTTTGAACAAAAATGTTCCACTTGCCACAGTGGCGTCCTGTTTACCAACCAGGAATACCTGAACAATGGATTGGATACGCAATTTTCGGATATTGGAAGGGAGCGAATAAGTGAATGGTCTGGCGATAAAGGTAAATTCAGGGTACCCAGCCTGCGAAATGTTGGATTGACGGCGCCCTATATGCATGATGGGCGTTTTAATACGCTGGAAGAAGTCTTACAGCATTACCGTTTTGGTATAAATGCGTCCGAAACACTTTCTCCCTCCCTACAAAAAGATGGGAAATTGGGGATTGAATTAACAGATAATGAACAAAAACAAATCATTGACTTTTTGCATACCTTGACCGATAGAAATTTTACGTCCAATGACTTGTTTTGA
- a CDS encoding T9SS type A sorting domain-containing protein, with amino-acid sequence MSTTSRVRCCTADEAVGTAWDSWVASLAAMQSSGSCNSTVSYDPPLDQLVQPSQCGEEDIVITVKVTATDLCDKKECSSSFTLKAYPGDLALDACPQPVELDGCTADEAVGTAWDSWIASLAAMQSSGSCNSTVSYDPPLDQLVQPTQCGEEDIVITVKVTATDLCDEKECSSSFTLKAYPGDLALDACPQPVELDGCTADEAVGTAWDSWVASLAAMQSSGSCNSTVSYDPPLDQLVQPSQCGEEDIVITVKVTATDLCDKKECSSSFTLKAYPGDLALDACPQPVELDGCTADEAVGTAWDSWVASLAAMQSSGSCNSTVSYDPPLDQLVQPTQCGEEDIVITVKVTATDLCDEKECSSSFTLKAYPDDIVLDECPKKEVSGCLSQDEIDAAFTSWIGMLEAMTTSGSCNPMISFDPPLDELNAPEKCADEDQIITVTVTSSDLCESTSCVATFKLIVDTEAPEITEAWSKVEECGPNDDNAFQAWLDNHGGATATDNCGEVHWSYEILDYEPGCCSTGEWEVKFTAKDDCQNASSTIATFKIVDTTAPELSCPADVTDIPCGQALPAPDASLITTWDNCVCTGDLPGDDDCRVTEDCITVSSSGAKVNPDGTVTYSFEVTSECHKDISYIAFSLPSGVKAITPADNSTYQGELGNYNVENTTNNPFYSIKFESLGDPFNQGETEVFTFTLPEGVIVEEFHIRVKYGQNLTDVWFGPEECEGQQTVASNGVRVEWIGDQSNNASGCDGDPIIITRTYRATDACGNSDVCHQRFIYRTDLVAPEIATEAKDETVECDGAGNTEAFEAWLDNHGGAKAEDDCNELGWSYDIVGEEEGCGGTVQYTVTFTATDACQNASTTTASFNIEDTTPPTIDQEAVNETVECDGEGNEAAFQAWLANHGGASASDICSGVSWSYEIVSEVAGCGKSKTYEVTFTATDDCDNSSETTAYFIIKDTTSPTITTEAADKTVECDGEGNTEDFNEWLSTYGGAVATDDCGHVSWQLVIDDRKEACGATGMIMVTFIAKDECNNRSETSATFHIVDTTPPTITVEAEGETVECDGEGNAEALQAWLDNHGGASAEDICGTVSWTYETSVEEGCGLTQVITAIFTVTDACGNPSTTTATFTIEDTTAPGVDAPATIDIACNDPLPTVEDLVGADACGEVTVNGTIDPYTVDICNGYEVTYRYTAADECGNAIDVTSTVNVLPDTKAPVINPVHPGLASIPNGGVIEVPCNNADPNWNPFIFTAADVEATDDCSAVTIKLEDILVDEGCGTNVGYVSKWECTWTATDECGNASEYTIYMLIVDKTAPEFHRPPEDVTVGCGQMPPMPTIAVVDNCSDVEVSLSVHTSPGECAGETIITRTWTAKDACGNQSSISQHIYQIDTEAPTIILIDELEGYQNGQDVYVDCAKFNDFIFLEDKARAIDNCDQNANITYDFRIFPPVNNCEARGYTRKLEVEWTATDGCGNASTFELTIYGVDETPPVFEEAPAVLCAVNGVVPEANGVSATDACGEVSLSVSDDAGMACGDGTLIIRTWVAEDNCGNISEFVQQIVMGDATAPVISINHPAFEGAQSGDEITIEADCANGDTYGLPDFVDLISTTDGCAIDGIPSVTIGLLEEGNCELGFLNRLRLSVTATDACGNMAVQEYTLTTVDRTGPVFVNAQRELTVDCSAPFPEMVATDACGSLVEMSMEEDGNFDVCNAANDPLIRTWTATDACGNATIFVQTIYVVDTTPPTFIDVPADACMEDGIVPPVARVTALDGCNNIPAEVLFEETTENGDCGEVIVRTWMTWDACGNKDTVSQRIIGEDTTPPTIAFSHPDLVRLVSGATLEMTCVNFQGDNVPDYDAHSVSVSDNCTEDVDVAFSYELVALGSCQTDGYLERYKFSWVATDPCGNSASLELYVNAVDVNPPVFFERPQPVVNLFCNEAIPAVGELVVVDDCSGVTLDFAEETTYPSPGMTAIGRTWIATDACGNSETVTQWIKIQDYQLDCHFLNYENEVTCGSDDNTITVAVTGGTGPYSYQWNLVDCDGIMVEGMDSPTLTFIAGYTPLNFEVVVTDINGCSTTCTLTVPCKKNRGNKPNQGVGVGVGNGNGNGNGGRPNRPGGSLVIYPNPSTGTYYLEFSEYFDKPAKVIVRNLVGQEVMTTKLDELPTEAIELNLKQLPDGMYTIMIEVDGEISSIQKVIKEQ; translated from the coding sequence TTGTCCACAACCAGTAGAGTTAGATGTTGCACAGCAGATGAAGCGGTAGGTACCGCATGGGATAGCTGGGTCGCGTCTTTAGCGGCGATGCAGTCTAGCGGAAGTTGTAATTCCACCGTGAGCTACGACCCACCATTGGATCAATTGGTACAACCATCGCAGTGTGGCGAAGAAGATATTGTAATCACAGTAAAAGTAACTGCAACCGATCTATGTGATAAGAAAGAATGCAGTAGCAGCTTCACCTTGAAAGCGTACCCAGGCGACTTAGCCTTGGATGCTTGTCCACAACCAGTAGAGTTGGATGGTTGCACAGCAGATGAAGCGGTAGGTACCGCATGGGATAGCTGGATCGCATCTTTAGCGGCGATGCAGTCTAGCGGAAGTTGTAATTCCACCGTGAGCTACGACCCACCATTAGATCAATTGGTACAGCCTACACAGTGTGGGGAAGAAGATATCGTAATCACAGTAAAAGTAACTGCAACCGATCTATGTGATGAGAAAGAATGCAGTAGCAGCTTCACCTTGAAGGCGTACCCAGGCGACTTAGCCTTGGATGCTTGTCCACAACCAGTAGAGTTGGATGGTTGCACAGCAGATGAAGCGGTAGGTACCGCATGGGATAGCTGGGTCGCGTCTTTAGCGGCGATGCAGTCTAGCGGAAGTTGTAATTCCACCGTGAGCTACGACCCACCATTGGATCAATTGGTACAACCATCGCAGTGTGGCGAAGAAGATATCGTAATCACAGTAAAAGTGACTGCAACCGATCTATGTGATAAGAAAGAATGCAGTAGCAGCTTCACCTTGAAAGCGTACCCAGGCGACTTGGCCTTGGATGCTTGTCCACAACCAGTAGAGTTAGATGGTTGCACAGCAGATGAAGCGGTAGGTACCGCATGGGATAGCTGGGTCGCGTCTTTAGCGGCGATGCAGTCTAGCGGAAGTTGTAATTCCACCGTGAGCTACGACCCACCATTAGATCAATTGGTACAGCCTACACAGTGTGGGGAAGAAGATATCGTAATCACAGTAAAAGTAACTGCAACCGATCTATGTGATGAGAAAGAATGCAGTAGCAGCTTCACCTTGAAGGCCTACCCAGACGATATCGTTTTAGACGAATGTCCCAAGAAAGAAGTAAGTGGTTGTCTATCTCAGGATGAGATTGATGCCGCCTTTACAAGTTGGATTGGAATGTTGGAAGCCATGACAACTTCTGGAAGTTGTAATCCAATGATTTCATTTGATCCGCCATTGGATGAATTGAATGCTCCTGAAAAATGTGCTGACGAGGATCAAATCATTACTGTAACGGTAACTTCAAGTGATCTTTGTGAGTCTACCAGTTGCGTGGCTACCTTTAAGTTAATCGTAGACACCGAAGCACCCGAAATCACCGAAGCCTGGAGCAAAGTCGAAGAATGCGGACCAAATGACGATAACGCTTTCCAAGCTTGGTTAGACAACCATGGTGGTGCTACCGCGACAGATAACTGTGGTGAAGTACATTGGTCTTACGAGATCCTTGATTACGAGCCAGGCTGTTGCAGTACTGGCGAATGGGAGGTTAAATTTACCGCGAAAGACGATTGTCAGAATGCTAGTTCGACGATAGCTACTTTCAAAATAGTTGACACGACGGCACCTGAACTAAGTTGCCCAGCCGATGTCACTGACATTCCATGCGGCCAGGCCTTGCCTGCTCCTGATGCCAGTTTGATTACTACTTGGGACAATTGTGTTTGTACCGGAGATTTGCCAGGTGATGATGATTGCAGGGTAACAGAGGATTGTATTACGGTTTCATCTTCAGGCGCTAAAGTTAACCCGGATGGCACGGTTACCTACTCCTTTGAAGTCACGAGTGAATGCCATAAGGATATTTCCTATATCGCCTTCTCATTGCCAAGTGGAGTTAAAGCCATTACACCTGCTGATAATTCTACTTACCAGGGCGAATTGGGGAATTACAATGTAGAGAATACGACGAACAATCCATTCTATAGCATCAAATTTGAATCACTTGGTGATCCTTTCAATCAAGGAGAAACTGAAGTATTTACTTTCACGCTGCCAGAAGGGGTAATCGTAGAGGAATTCCATATTCGCGTAAAATATGGACAAAACCTTACGGATGTTTGGTTTGGACCAGAAGAGTGTGAAGGTCAGCAAACGGTTGCTAGCAATGGTGTAAGGGTAGAATGGATAGGAGATCAAAGTAATAATGCCTCTGGCTGTGACGGTGATCCAATTATTATCACCCGCACCTATCGAGCAACAGATGCTTGCGGCAACTCAGATGTATGTCACCAACGCTTTATTTATCGTACTGATTTGGTTGCACCTGAAATTGCAACCGAAGCAAAAGATGAAACAGTTGAATGTGATGGTGCCGGCAATACAGAGGCCTTCGAAGCATGGTTGGATAACCACGGTGGAGCCAAGGCAGAAGATGATTGCAATGAGCTAGGATGGAGCTATGACATCGTAGGAGAAGAAGAAGGTTGTGGCGGCACTGTTCAGTATACAGTTACCTTCACCGCAACAGATGCTTGTCAAAATGCATCTACCACAACGGCTAGTTTCAACATTGAAGATACCACCCCTCCAACCATTGATCAGGAAGCTGTAAATGAAACAGTGGAATGCGATGGAGAAGGGAATGAAGCAGCTTTCCAAGCTTGGTTAGCCAATCATGGCGGCGCCTCAGCTTCTGATATCTGCAGTGGTGTTAGCTGGAGCTATGAAATAGTAAGTGAAGTGGCAGGCTGTGGTAAGAGCAAGACCTACGAAGTTACCTTTACAGCAACGGATGATTGTGATAACAGTAGCGAAACAACCGCCTACTTTATTATTAAGGATACGACTTCTCCAACTATCACGACAGAAGCTGCTGATAAAACAGTGGAATGTGATGGGGAAGGAAATACAGAAGATTTTAACGAATGGTTATCTACTTATGGAGGTGCAGTGGCCACCGATGACTGTGGTCATGTCAGTTGGCAATTAGTGATTGACGATAGAAAAGAAGCTTGTGGGGCCACTGGTATGATAATGGTGACTTTTATTGCCAAGGATGAGTGTAATAACAGAAGTGAAACCTCTGCTACTTTCCATATCGTAGATACCACTCCTCCGACCATTACAGTGGAAGCTGAAGGTGAAACAGTAGAATGCGATGGCGAAGGGAATGCCGAAGCACTGCAAGCCTGGTTGGATAACCATGGCGGTGCCAGCGCTGAAGACATTTGCGGTACGGTTAGCTGGACCTACGAAACGTCTGTGGAAGAAGGTTGTGGATTGACCCAGGTTATTACTGCGATCTTTACCGTCACGGATGCTTGTGGTAATCCTTCAACTACAACAGCTACGTTCACCATTGAAGATACGACGGCACCTGGTGTTGATGCGCCAGCCACCATTGATATTGCCTGCAATGATCCTCTGCCTACCGTGGAAGACCTGGTAGGGGCAGATGCTTGCGGAGAAGTGACGGTCAATGGTACCATTGATCCTTATACCGTTGACATCTGTAATGGCTATGAGGTGACCTATCGTTATACGGCAGCTGATGAATGCGGAAACGCAATAGATGTTACCTCTACGGTTAATGTGTTACCGGATACCAAGGCACCAGTCATCAACCCTGTACATCCAGGTTTGGCTAGTATCCCGAATGGTGGCGTTATAGAAGTACCATGTAATAATGCTGATCCAAACTGGAATCCGTTTATCTTCACTGCCGCAGATGTAGAAGCAACGGATGATTGTTCTGCGGTTACGATCAAATTGGAAGACATCCTTGTCGATGAAGGCTGTGGTACCAATGTAGGTTATGTCAGCAAATGGGAATGCACTTGGACGGCCACCGACGAATGTGGCAATGCCTCCGAGTACACTATCTATATGTTGATTGTCGATAAGACAGCTCCTGAATTCCATCGCCCACCAGAAGATGTGACAGTTGGTTGTGGCCAGATGCCTCCAATGCCAACCATAGCCGTGGTAGACAATTGTAGTGATGTAGAGGTGAGCTTGTCGGTCCACACTAGCCCTGGCGAATGTGCTGGCGAGACTATCATTACCCGTACCTGGACAGCCAAGGATGCCTGTGGCAACCAAAGCAGTATTTCTCAACACATTTATCAGATCGATACGGAGGCGCCAACGATCATCTTAATTGATGAATTGGAAGGTTACCAAAATGGCCAGGATGTGTACGTCGATTGTGCCAAGTTTAACGACTTTATTTTCTTGGAAGACAAAGCCCGTGCAATTGACAATTGCGATCAGAATGCCAATATAACCTACGATTTCCGCATCTTCCCACCAGTCAATAACTGCGAAGCCAGAGGCTATACCAGGAAACTGGAAGTCGAATGGACGGCTACTGACGGATGTGGCAATGCTTCGACATTTGAATTGACGATTTATGGTGTGGATGAGACACCTCCTGTATTTGAAGAAGCACCTGCGGTTCTTTGTGCTGTCAATGGTGTGGTACCTGAAGCCAATGGTGTTTCAGCAACTGATGCCTGCGGCGAGGTAAGTCTTTCAGTAAGTGATGATGCCGGAATGGCTTGTGGAGATGGAACCCTAATTATTCGGACTTGGGTAGCGGAAGACAATTGTGGTAATATCTCCGAATTTGTTCAACAGATTGTCATGGGCGATGCGACGGCTCCGGTCATTAGCATCAATCACCCAGCTTTTGAAGGGGCACAAAGCGGAGATGAAATTACCATTGAAGCGGATTGCGCCAATGGAGACACTTACGGCTTACCTGATTTTGTTGACCTCATCAGTACAACAGATGGCTGTGCTATCGACGGTATTCCTTCGGTAACGATAGGCTTATTAGAAGAGGGGAACTGTGAGCTTGGATTCCTTAATCGGTTGAGGTTAAGTGTTACCGCCACCGACGCTTGTGGCAATATGGCCGTTCAAGAATACACCCTTACAACAGTAGACCGTACAGGCCCTGTATTTGTCAATGCCCAAAGAGAACTGACGGTTGATTGTAGTGCGCCATTCCCAGAAATGGTAGCTACCGATGCCTGCGGAAGCTTGGTGGAAATGAGCATGGAAGAAGATGGTAACTTTGATGTGTGTAACGCAGCCAATGATCCATTGATTAGAACCTGGACCGCTACCGATGCTTGTGGTAATGCTACCATCTTTGTACAAACTATCTATGTGGTGGATACGACACCTCCAACGTTCATAGATGTACCAGCAGATGCTTGTATGGAGGATGGCATTGTACCACCAGTTGCACGGGTTACAGCTTTGGATGGATGTAACAATATCCCCGCAGAGGTGCTATTTGAAGAAACGACTGAAAATGGTGACTGTGGCGAGGTGATTGTAAGAACCTGGATGACCTGGGATGCCTGTGGAAACAAGGATACTGTTTCCCAAAGGATCATAGGTGAGGATACGACGCCACCAACCATTGCCTTTAGTCATCCTGATTTAGTTCGCTTAGTATCTGGTGCTACCCTGGAAATGACTTGCGTAAACTTCCAAGGCGACAATGTACCTGATTACGATGCCCATTCAGTTAGCGTTTCAGATAATTGTACGGAGGATGTGGATGTAGCCTTCAGTTATGAATTAGTTGCTTTAGGCAGCTGTCAAACCGATGGTTATTTAGAGCGATACAAATTTAGCTGGGTTGCAACGGACCCATGTGGTAACAGCGCTTCCCTGGAGCTTTATGTGAATGCGGTAGATGTCAATCCACCTGTATTCTTCGAGCGTCCACAACCTGTGGTGAACTTATTCTGCAACGAAGCTATTCCTGCTGTTGGTGAATTAGTAGTCGTAGATGATTGTAGTGGCGTAACCCTCGACTTTGCAGAGGAAACCACATATCCTTCGCCAGGTATGACGGCTATTGGTCGCACTTGGATTGCAACAGATGCTTGCGGTAATTCAGAAACCGTAACCCAGTGGATTAAAATCCAGGATTACCAATTGGATTGCCACTTCCTCAACTACGAAAACGAAGTGACTTGTGGTAGCGATGACAATACCATCACCGTAGCAGTGACTGGTGGAACGGGACCATATAGTTACCAGTGGAATTTGGTGGATTGTGACGGTATAATGGTGGAAGGTATGGATTCGCCTACCTTGACCTTTATCGCAGGATACACCCCATTGAATTTTGAGGTTGTGGTTACGGATATTAATGGTTGTTCAACTACCTGCACACTTACCGTGCCTTGTAAGAAAAACAGAGGCAACAAACCTAATCAAGGGGTAGGTGTAGGCGTAGGAAATGGCAACGGGAATGGGAATGGAGGCAGACCTAATCGTCCTGGAGGAAGTCTGGTCATTTATCCAAATCCAAGTACCGGTACTTATTACCTTGAATTTTCTGAGTATTTTGACAAACCTGCAAAGGTAATTGTTAGAAATTTAGTCGGACAAGAGGTAATGACAACCAAATTAGATGAACTGCCAACCGAAGCCATTGAATTGAATTTGAAACAACTTCCGGATGGTATGTACACCATTATGATTGAAGTAGATGGAGAGATTAGCTCCATTCAGAAAGTTATTAAAGAGCAATGA